The following proteins are co-located in the Malus sylvestris chromosome 13, drMalSylv7.2, whole genome shotgun sequence genome:
- the LOC126595798 gene encoding uncharacterized protein LOC126595798, producing MECKFSANGGQNKLGVRIGDQEIPKSDRFRYLGSILQKNGELDGDLNHRIQAGWMKWKSASGMLCDRRMPLKLKGKFYRTAIRPAMLYGTECWAVKHQHVHKMGVAEMRMLRWMCGHTRKDKIRNEDIRGKVGVAEIEGKMRENRLRWFGHVQRRPTDAPIRRCDYGTEVQGRRGRGRPRKTLKETLRKDLEYLDLTEDMTQNRAQWRSRIHIADPT from the exons atggagtgcaagttcagtgcaaatggaggtcaaaacaagttaggggtgaggatcggagatcaagaaataccaaagagcgaccgttttcgttacctaggatctatcttgcaaaagaacggagaattagatggagatctcaaccatagaatacaagctggatggatgaagtggaagagtgcatctggcatgttgtgtgaccgccgtatgccactgaagctcaagggaaaattttataggacggcaataaggccggcgatgctgtatggcacagaatgttgggcggtgaagcatcaacacgtacacaaaatgggtgtagcggagatgaggatgcttcgttggatgtgtgggcacacgagaaaggataagattaggaatgaggatatccggggtaaagtaggagtagccgaaattgaaggaaagatgagagaaaatcggttacggtggtttggacatgtgcaaagaaggcctactgacgctccgattagaagatgcgactatgggacagaggttcagggccgaaggggtagaggaagac ctaggaaaactttgaaagagactctaagaaaagacttagagtacttggatctaacggaggacatgacacaaaaccgagcgcaatggcgttctaggattcatatagccgaccccacttag